The sequence below is a genomic window from Ignavibacteriales bacterium.
GGGTTGTTCAGATGTTCTTCGTCTACTCCGGATTTTCTCAGATCCTCGTCGCTAAAAAAAGTAATTGATTCCTTTGCTGATACAAGATTTTTCCAGAACTCGTTGTAATTCTTTGCATCCGGCAGGCGGCATGCCATACCTACTACTGCAATGTCGGAGTCATTATAATTCAATTGTTTCTCCATTGTTATTCAGCCTCCTGAACATCTACATCATTCCCGCTATCGTTATCTCTTGACCTTGCTCTTGCAAATCTTTGTTTTGACATTTTTGCTCTCTTTGATTCACTCTTAACAGTTGTAGTTTCAGTTGTTTTGGTTTTCTTTTCGATGTATTCAACAATTGTACTGATAGTCGGAAATCTGAATATATCAATTAGTGTCAGTTCATCATCAACAGATTCTTTTAATCTTGCGTGAAGTTGAACCGCTAAAAGTGAATGTCCGCCGATATCAAAGAAATTATCTTTCAATCCTACTTTTGGAAGTTTCAGGAGATCTTTCCATATCTCAGAAATCTTCAGCTCAAATTCATTATTTGAATGAACTGCTTCATCTTCATCAGATCTTGTCACTGATGAAGACGGGGCGGGGAATGATTTCCTGTCAATTTTTCCATTAGGTGTTAAAGGGAATTTTTCCATCACAACAAAATTTGATGGAACCATAAACTCCGGTAATTTTTCTCTCATCATTTCTCTGATGGAGTTTATATCAATCTTATTATTTTCTTGTGGTACAATGTATGCAACCAATCTCTGGTCACCTGGAATATCTTCCCTTGCCATCACCACTCCTTCCCGGACACTATCATTTTTACAGAGAAGAGTTTCAATTTCACCAAGTTCAATTCTGTACCCTCTCATTTTAACCTGATGATCCAGTCTGCCAAGGAATTGAATTGTACCGTCGTCACTATAATAAGCCAGGTCTCCCGTTCTATAAAATTTTCGCTTTTCTTTTCCAACAAATTTATCGTCGACAAATTTTTCAGATGTCAGCTCAGGTCTGTTAAAGTATCCATTGCTTACTCCCTCACCGCCGATACATAATTCGCCTGGTACACCAATAGGATTTAATTGCAGACTTTCATTTAAAATATAGATGTCGGTATTAGCAATTGGTTGTCCAATCGGAATCATATCCGGTAATGTTGAATCAAGTTTATATACAGTTGACCAGATTGTTGTCTCGGTAGGTCCGTACATGTTCAGGATGTCACCTTTTACTATTTTTTGAAGTGATTGCGCAAGATGTAGCGGGAAGGCTTCACCGCCTACCAGCATAACTTTCAGAGATGATAACGCTTCTGCCGAATCTTTATCCATTGTGAGCATTTTTGCCATTGAAGGTGTGCACTGCATATGTGTAACGGAATGTTTTTTTATTAACGAGGGGATAGAATATTCACTTTGATTCTCAGCAGCATGTAATTGAGTGTTTGATTCTCTGCGCAACTGGTTCAGGTAATATAAATGAGCAAGAACAAGATCAGAATCAACTCCAAAATCTATTAAACATGCGATCTCATCGACGTCAATTTCTTTAAGCTTACTAATTATTAGTTTGCATGATTCAGGTGTACCAAATAAACCGCTTGTTGAATAATATCTTTCAAATGAATAATCAAGAATGGCATCAAGATCTTCAGGTGTCAGATTATCCATATTAAAGTTACCGTCTTTACCGGTGGTAGCATTTTTAAATACCGGAAATGACCAGGCTGCTTCTTTAACAAGATTTACTGCACTTTTGAGATAATGTTTCATTGGTCCGCGTACCGTTTCTTTTACCATCTTTTCATCTGTGCCGATAAAAGTATGAAGCATTAGTGTAAGTACTCCCTTGCCTTTATGTCCTGCTTCTTTCCATGCCTTTCGGTAGATACTTATCTTTTCTGAAAGTTCAGAAATACTTTGTCCAAGCAAATGCGTTAAAAGATTATGACCAAGCATACCAGCCATCTCAAAAGTTTCAGGATTTCCGGCTGCAGTCACCCAAACTGGCAGTCTCTCCTGCACAGGTCGGGGTAGAATTCCTATTTGTATTTCCTTTCCGTTTGGATTGTTGAAAGGAACTTTATCTCCTTTCCATAATTTTTGTACTTCATCAATTTGCCGGAACATGAGATCTTTCCGGTCTTTAAAATTTTCCGGCATAATCACAAAATCATTTGGCTGCCATCCTGCAGCGAATGAAATTCCAACACGACCCAATGAAATGTTATCAACTACTGACCATTCTTCTGCAATTCTTATTGTGTTATGAAGAGGTGATACAACACTTCCCGCACGGATATTGACCTTCTTAGTTATTGCAGCAATCGCAGCGCTTGTAACCGATGGATTAGGGTACAACCCTCCGAAATCATAGAAATGTCTTTCTGGAGTCCAGACAGAATTAAAGCTATTTTGATCCGCAAATTTAGAACCCTCGAGAAGTAATTTGTATTTGTTTGTGTTCTTTTCTCCCTCATAGCTTGAGAAATAGAATAGACTAAATTCTATTGAAGTGAACTGGTTAGAACCTTCCTGCAGTTTAAAATCATCACCGGTATATAAAACAACTTTCAGTCCGCGAGTTAATGTCCATAATAGTTCAAGAACAGAAATATCAAATGATAAACTTGTAACGGCAAGCCATGATGAATTTTCATCGAATGGGATATGATGATCCATCCCTTTGAAAAAATTAATAACATTTCTATGTGTTACCATTACACCTTTTGGTTTGCCTGTTGAGCCGGAAGTGTAAATCAGGTATGCTAGAGATTCTGAATCTGCTGCCGAAGATAAATTATTTTCAGGCAGGTTTTTAACTTCTGAAAATTCAGAGTCGAGTATTAATTTTACCGCCTTCGACTCAGGCAATTTATTTAAAAGTTCACTCTGGGTAATCAGAACATTGACTTCGGAATCCTCAACCATAAATTGTATACGGTCTTTCGGGTATTCAGGATCAAGAGGAAGGTAAGCTCCGCCAGCTTTATGTATTCCGATTATTGAGGCAATCATTTCAATTGATCTTGAAGTGTAAATCGCAACTTTATCTCCGGGTTTTACTCCCAAAGATTTAAGCTTTTGAGCGACCTGGTTTGCCCGTTTATTAAGTTCAGAATATGTAATCGTTTTATTCTTTACTGCCAGCGCAGTTTTTTCAGGATATTTTACTGCAGTCTTTTCAAATAATTGATGAAGGCATACAGTTGAGTCAAACTCTGCTTCGGTATTGTTCCATTCATTTAGGAGAATTTCCTTTTCATCCTTTGTAACAAAAGATAGTTCTGCAACCTTCCTATTTTCAGCTTGAATCAGCTCACCAATTATGTGTTCAAGGTGCTGATTGATCCAAACGGCTGATTTATTTGAGAACCTGCTTTTATCATATTCAAGTTTGAAAAATAATTCTTTATCAAGATATCCGAATAATGTAAGCGGGTAATTAGTTTGTTCAAGTACTTTAAAATTTCTGTTCAGCCAGTCTCCGCCCTGTTCACGCAGATGTGAATCAAGAAGATAATTCTCAAATACAAGTATACTTTCGAATAAGTGTTTCTCACCGTGGAGTTCACTTACATTTTGAATTTTCATCAGGTTGGTATGTTCATGACCTCTTATACTCAACTGTTCTTCACGAATTTTTTTAATCCATTGTAATACACCGGATTCATAATCAATTTTTATCCTGACTGGTAATGTGTTAATAAATAATCCGGCTATATCGTCAACACCATCAACCGTATTTTTTCTGCAGGATCTTGTTGCGCCTAAAACCACATCATTTTCAGATGAGTACCTGGAAAGAAGCAGTGACCATGCTGCAAGTACAATTGTATATACAGTGAGATTCTTTTCTTCTGCAAATGCGATTATAGCTTTTGTTAGTTCTTCAGACAGGTAATGATAGTGAACATCATAACCTGTTTTCGATTCTTCGTTTTCATATTTGAATTTATTAAATCCAAGTGGAGTAGCAGATTTGAAGCCTGCAAGATATTCTTTCCAGAATTTTATTGAATCCGATTCATCACGATTAGTCAGCCAGTCAATATATTCTCTAAACGGTTTGGAAACCGGTAAAGAGTCTCCGGAATCTTTCTGATTATAAAAGTGGAATAAATCTTTAAGTACGATAGGGAATGATCTTCCATCAAGAAGTATGTGGTGGAATGTCCATACACACACAAATTTCTGTTCAGTTAGTTTGAATAAAGCCACACGCATTAACGGCGCGGAATTTAAAGAAAATCCTCTTTTACGATCTGAGGAGTAATAGTTTTCGAGATGGTCTTTCTGATGCAATTCATTTTTTTGTGTCAGGTCCTCAAATACAAAATCTAATTCAACATTGTCATTAACATGCTGAATCGGATTTTCAAGACGTTCCCACTCAAAAGAAGTGCGAAGTATCGAATGTCTCTGCAGGATGTTAAACCAGGAATTCCTGAACTTATTCACATCTATTTTTTCATTCAGTTCGGCAACAATTTGTTCAATATCCACACCTGAACCCGGTGAAAGCTGTGAATGAAAGAACATTCCCTGCTGCATTGGAGATAGATTATAAGATTCCTGATTTTTCAGATCGCTCATATAGATTTTTCTTAGTAAAAAGGTGTAAAAGGATAGAATTTCAAAAGCGTAATGCCAATATACAATCTTTACAAAAACAGTAAAATATATCAGTATTAATTCTATGAAAACTTTTTGTTGACTGTCGTAATTATTGAGTTTAGGAAATACTATCCAATCTTAGTCATTCAATCATTTTAAACGTTTTAACCTTTGTTTTGATAATTCAGCTCGTTTTGAAGTGACGGGTTGTTTAACCACTTCTTCATCATTCTTTTTCTTTTTGATGTAGTCAACTAAAGAAATTATTGTGGGGTAACGGAAAATATCGATGAGGGTTAATTCTTCGTTTACTGATTTCTTAATTTCCGAATGCATTTGAACAGCGAGTAAAGAGTGCCCACCAATGTCAAAAAAATTATCTTTTACTCCGACTTTGTTAGTATTTAGCAGTCGTTTCCATATATCGGCAATCGCAATCTCTAACTCACCATTTGGCAGTACAACATCAACGGTTAACTCGTTTGTAGCTTCATTCAAAGGCGGAGGAAATACTTTTCTATCAATCTTTCCATTCGGTGTTAAGGGGAATGACTGCATATTTACAAAATGTGCAGGAACCATGTACTCAGGTAATTTATCTTTCAGGAATTGTTTTAGAGCATCCGACTCAACCAGGCCATTCTTTGAAATAATATATGCAACTAATCTTTGATCGCCGGGAATATCTTCACGGGCAAATACAACTGATTCACGCACATCAGGGTGTGAAGTAATTTGTGATTCAATATCACCAAGCTCAATTCTGTAACCGCGGATCTTAACCTGGTTGTCCGATCTTCCTAAAAATTCAATTGTTCCGTCGGGTGAATAACGGGCGAGGTCTCCAGTCCGATATATTTTATTTTTCGTGTCTTGTGAAAAAGGATTTTGTATAAATCTTTCATCAGTAAGCTGCTGCCTGTTGAAGTAACCGTTTGTAACGCCATCGCCGCCAATACATAATTCTCCTGCAACACCAATTGACGAAGGATTGTTTTGTGAATCCAAAATATAAATTTGTGTGTTGGCAATAGGTTTGCCAATGGAAATCGAATCCTGAATTGGTTCCGAAAGTTTATATAGCGTTGACCAGATTGTGGTTTCTGTTGGTCCGTACATATTCAACACACTACCGCTAACAGTGTTAAATAATTTTTTTGCAAGATTAACAGGGAAAGCTTCACCACCAATCAGCATTGTTTTTAATCCCTTTAACACTTCTGATGATTCGTCACTTACAGTTAACATCTTTGCCATTGAAGGTGTGCATTGCATATGTGATATATTATGCTTCCGTATCAGCCATTCAATTGAAAAACTTTCTTCATTTAAATCGTTTACATTTTGATTGGAAAGAACTCTCAACTGATTAAGATATTGCAAATGAGATAGAACAACTTCTGAATCGATACCAAAATCTATAAGGCATGCAATCTCATCAACTCCAATTGATTTTAATTCATCAACTATTTTTTGACACGATTCAGGAGTCCCGAATAAACCGCTGGATTGATAGTATCGCTCAAACGAATAGTCAAGTATTGCGTTAAGATCATCTGAAGAAAGATTATCTAAACTGAAATTTCCATCTGAATTGGTTGTAACTTTTTTAAACGTCGGGAAAGACCATGCAGCTTCTTTAACAAGATTAACAGCACTCTGCAGATAATTCTTCATCGGCTCTCTAACAATTTCTTTAACTGATTTTTCATCAGTACCGACAAATGTGTGAAGCATCAATGTCAGAATGCCTTCACCGGGATGTCCGGCTTCTTTCCAGGCTTTACGATAGATTTTTATTTTATCTCCGACTTCAGAAACAGATTGACCAAGTAAATGAGTAAGAAGATTGTATCCTGCTCTGCCAGCCATTTCAAATGTTTCGGGATTTGAAGCAGCTGTAATCCAAACAGGCAAACTTTTTTGCACCGGCTTAGGCAGGATATTTATGTCAATCATTTTTCCAATAGGATTCATAAAACTTACTGATTCACCGCGCCATAGTTTTTTTATCTCATCAATTTGACGGAACATTAAATTTTTTCTGTCTTCAAAATTCTGCGGCATAATAACAAAATCATTTGGCTGCCATCCTGATGCAAATGCAATTCCAACTCTTCCCATTGATAAGTTATCAACCATTGACCACTCTTCTGCAATACGTATCGTATTATGAAGAGGTGAAACAACGCTTCCGGCACGTAGTTTTATTTTTTCTGTTACAGTTGAAATAGCAGCACTTGTTATTGAAGGGTTAGAGTACAAACCTCCAAAATCATAAAAGTGTCGTTCAGGTGTCCAAACAGCAGCGAAATCATTTTTATCACCAAACTTTGCACCTTCAATTAGTAGTTTATATTTGTTCTGATCTTTTTCTCCTTCATAACTTGAAAAATAAAACAGACTGAAATCAATTGGCTGTGATGGTTTTGAATTCTGTGCATAGTTAGTCTGAACTTTAATGTCTTCACCAGTATAGATGACTACTTTTATCCCACGGGTTAAAGTCCATAATAATTCAAGAACTGAAATGTCGAAAGAAAGAGATGTTACTGCTAACCAGGATGAATCATCGTCATACTCAATATGATCGTCCATTCCGGAAAAAAAGTTGATAACATTTCTGTGCGTTACCATCACACCTTTTGGTTTACCGGTTGATCCTGATGTATAAATTAAGTACGCAAGATTTGTCGAATCGTTATTATCAGGGGCTGTGCCATTGAAACTATTAATCTTTACATCATCTGTGTCCAACAATACAAGTTCAGCAGATTCTTCCCCGAAATTATTTTTTAATATTGATTCAGTAATGATGACTTTGCAATCTGAGTCTTCACTCATCATACTTGTTCGTTCTTTGGGGAATTTCGGATCAAGCGGTACATAAGCAGCACCTGATTTAAACACTGCAAAAATTGCAACCATCATATTGATAGAACGGTTTAACGAGATTCCAACAAAACTATTTATCCCGACACCCTTTGATATAAGGTATGCTGCGAGTTTGTCTGACTTTGAATTTAATTCTCTGAAAGTTATTTGTTCATTCTTACAGATTACTGCGATATCATCTGGTTTTTGTTTAGCCTGTTCTTCAAAAAGTTTGTGGATAGTTATGTTTTTATAGTAGGTTTTATTTGTGTTGTTCCATTCAACTAATAATTTATTTTTTTCATTTGAAGTAAGAACAGATAATCCCGATAGCAGTCCCTCAGGCTTAGTAAAAATATTTTTGATGAATTCAGTGAACTGATTTATGATATTCTGGCATTGTTCGGCGCTAATCTGACTGTTGTTGTAAAAGAAGTAAAATTCCTTTTCGGGTATTGAATAAAAAAGAACCAAAGATGAATGTTCATTAATTGTACTTTTACCAAACTGACCATCCTGAATTGTAACAGGGAAATGATTAAAATCTATACCGGTATTACGTAATTCAGGTGTACGCGCTATAAGATCATAAATGTATGTCCCTGATTTATTAATCTTTTTATACACGTCTGAAGTTTTTAATATTGCTTCATCAACTCTTAAGTTGGAATCCAATTCAATATTAAAAGGAACAACATTTGTGAAAAGTGTATCGAACGAACTTGTTCCTGAAATAACGGGGTCCGGCATATAACCAATATCAAATCTTGCTTTGTCGAGAAGTTTGCCGAGGTAAAGTGCAAAAGCTGATTTAATTAAAGTTTCTGAATCCATCTGTGAGGGAATGTGGCTGCCGGATAGTACTTCATTATCTAAAACAATTTTTATTGAATGAAATTTTGATTCAGATAATTTATTGCTACTCTTGAATGGCAATTGTATAGGCTCAAGATTCTGAAGTGTCTTAATCCAGTAGGGTTCACTTTTACAAATGCGTGAATAAAAATCCGTCAGGTTTTTTTTCCATGATTCACTTAATTCACTAAATGAACATCCGACAGAAAGATTATAGTTGTTAAGTATTTCCTTAACTGAGAGACTTTTACCTGTTAATGATTCAAACGAACTTAATTTTACCAACCCTTCCTTTGCGGCAATAGTTATCGAGTTATCATCTGTTTCTGTGATTACACCGGGTTCAATTTGATGTTTGCCATCGATTTCTACCGCATCCTTTACAATAATATGGTCACCGTTAATTCTGATTTTTGCCGAAGCAAGAGGATTAAAATAATTACCAAAGTTCAGGGAGCGAATTAAAGAAGAAATTTGATTTGCAGTTTTTTTCCATGAAATTACACCGGCAGAATCCGGCTTTTGAAATTTAGAAAAGTACGATTTCTCATTTTCATTTTGCTTTACCTTTTGAACAGTACCAAGACTGATCTCATCAACTAAAGTTTCAAATGATTCGGACGCAGCAAGAAAACATTTTGTGTTAAGTGAAACTGCAGTTTCATCCGGCAGAATATCAATCGATACCTGCTTTAGAATATCACCTTCATCCACCCCTGCCGTCATAAGATGCCAGGTTATTCCATGAGTTCTTTCATTATTTAACAGAGCCCATGATGTTGCATTTAATCCTGCATATTTCGGTAAAGGACCATCATGAAAATTGATCGCACCTTTTTTTGCGACCGACAGTATTTTTTCAGGAATGACTCTGAGATTTGTGATACTGAAAAGGTAATCACAGCTAAGATTACGAATGTAGTCTTCAGTAAATGATGAATAGTTAATACAATTAATATTATTTGAAGCGGACCAGTTCTTTATTCTTTTACTATCTGACACAACAAGCTGAATCTTCTGCTCTTTGTTTAGAAGAGTCTCACAGCACTGGAAAAGCAGGCTATCTTCACCCACAACAATGCATGAAAAGTGTGGAACCGAATTATTGTAGTCCATACAATCCTTTTTTTAAGAAATAAAATTTTAATGAAGGCTAAACTGTAAAGTAACTGACTTCTTTTATTTTGCCGCACAATGCAACAGCGGCAGAGTAACCTGAGGGAGGTGTTAAATCTTTAATCCGGCAATTGATAAATTCTTCTGATTCATACTCATAGGATTTATCAACACTGATATCACCATCTCCTGAAACATCGATCATTTTTAATGGCGCAGAAAGTCCGTGACCAACTGCTTTGATTACTGCTTCTTTACGTGTCCAGATTTTAAAAAAAGATTCAGCGGCTTGCTGGTCAGATTCCAGCAATAGTTTATTTTCTTTGGACGTATAAAGTTCTTTTGCTATATCCATCATATCAGGAATCTCTTTAATTAACTCGATGTCAACTCCTATTTCATCATTAAGGGTGACAGCAATCATTGCATGACCTTTTGAATGAGACAAATTAAATTTGATTTTATCGATTCCGTTATTGTTTGCGATTTCGGGTTTGCCGTGTTTACCGTAATCAAATAATATTTCTTCCGGTTCAAGTGAAAGATAACCACTCAGCGTTTCCCTCAAAAATCCACGGCAGCATACGTACTCATTTCTATCTTTTTGAAAATGAAATCTTTCCGATCTCGCTATCTCATCATAGCTCAACAAATTAAGATAGTAGTTGTATCTCTCTTCACTATCAGGAATTTCCAATTTCCAGATATGTATAATATTTTTTTCGATTGACGTCTCTTTTAAAAGCACCGTTGTATCCTAAAATAAAAATTTGTGATGACTGATTAAGTTGGATTAACAGTTCAATACCGGAAAAATATGGTCTGACCTGGAAATCTGCTCTCAAAATGACAATATTCATACCAAGCAAGATGCTGGATTAATTCAATTATCAGACATATCACACAAAAAAAGAAACGAAATTGAGAAAAATTATTTTGTTTTGATTCAAAACATTACAGATGTAATAGTCCCTGTATTTTTAGAATCAGTTTAAATTTTAAAACAGAGTGAAGTAAGAATAATCTACAAATAATTTCATAAAATCACTAAGGGGCTGTTTATCTATTCACCATCAATACTTACCATCCAGCCTTCCACCATACCTTCTTTTACGTCAGAAATAAATCTTGATGGAAGTGACAACGTCATTCTGGTCTCACGGTCATATAAGTTCATAGGGTAAGTGATGTATAAATTTTGCTTAGCCCTTGTGGCAGCAACGTACATCAGCCTTCGTTCTTCCTCAAGTGATTCCACACTTTCAACTGCTCTTGATGAAGGGAAAAATCCGTCAACTGCATGTATAATAAATACGGTATGCCATTCAAGTCCTTTAGCTGAATGGATGGTAGAAAGAGTCAGAAATTCATCTTCCTTTGTCGGCACATCAATATCAATTACACTGTCGATAATTGGTTCAATAGCCATATCGGCTAACAGTGTATCAAGCGACTTGTAATTTTCAGTGATATTTAAAAAGATGTCTATATCTTTTTTGCGCTTATTAAAATCATCATACTTATCACGAAACAGGGGATAATAATATTCACAAACCTGCTGTGCTTTTTCTGATGGAAGTGATTTTGAAGTAGTAATGTTATACAGAAGAATGAAAAGGTCATACAGTTTTTCATACCTGAATTTCGATGATGATTCAGGGTTTTCCTTTACAGAAATTTTTCCTGTACTCAATTCATCCAAAATTTTTTGAGCCGTCTTTGGTCCAACACCTTCGTGCAATAATAAAACCCTGTACCAGCTTACAACATCTTTTGGGTTTGCGGCGATTCTAAGGAATGCAAGAATATCTTTAATGTGAGCTGTTTCAATAAATTTCATCCCGCCGAATTTTACAAAAGGAATTCCTGCTTTGTTTAATTCAATTTCCAGGTCGAAAGAAAAAAAAGATGAACGAAACAAAACTGCAATATTGTTAAGAGAAACTCCTTCTTCCCTTAATTCTA
It includes:
- a CDS encoding LLM class flavin-dependent oxidoreductase, with amino-acid sequence MSDLKNQESYNLSPMQQGMFFHSQLSPGSGVDIEQIVAELNEKIDVNKFRNSWFNILQRHSILRTSFEWERLENPIQHVNDNVELDFVFEDLTQKNELHQKDHLENYYSSDRKRGFSLNSAPLMRVALFKLTEQKFVCVWTFHHILLDGRSFPIVLKDLFHFYNQKDSGDSLPVSKPFREYIDWLTNRDESDSIKFWKEYLAGFKSATPLGFNKFKYENEESKTGYDVHYHYLSEELTKAIIAFAEEKNLTVYTIVLAAWSLLLSRYSSENDVVLGATRSCRKNTVDGVDDIAGLFINTLPVRIKIDYESGVLQWIKKIREEQLSIRGHEHTNLMKIQNVSELHGEKHLFESILVFENYLLDSHLREQGGDWLNRNFKVLEQTNYPLTLFGYLDKELFFKLEYDKSRFSNKSAVWINQHLEHIIGELIQAENRKVAELSFVTKDEKEILLNEWNNTEAEFDSTVCLHQLFEKTAVKYPEKTALAVKNKTITYSELNKRANQVAQKLKSLGVKPGDKVAIYTSRSIEMIASIIGIHKAGGAYLPLDPEYPKDRIQFMVEDSEVNVLITQSELLNKLPESKAVKLILDSEFSEVKNLPENNLSSAADSESLAYLIYTSGSTGKPKGVMVTHRNVINFFKGMDHHIPFDENSSWLAVTSLSFDISVLELLWTLTRGLKVVLYTGDDFKLQEGSNQFTSIEFSLFYFSSYEGEKNTNKYKLLLEGSKFADQNSFNSVWTPERHFYDFGGLYPNPSVTSAAIAAITKKVNIRAGSVVSPLHNTIRIAEEWSVVDNISLGRVGISFAAGWQPNDFVIMPENFKDRKDLMFRQIDEVQKLWKGDKVPFNNPNGKEIQIGILPRPVQERLPVWVTAAGNPETFEMAGMLGHNLLTHLLGQSISELSEKISIYRKAWKEAGHKGKGVLTLMLHTFIGTDEKMVKETVRGPMKHYLKSAVNLVKEAAWSFPVFKNATTGKDGNFNMDNLTPEDLDAILDYSFERYYSTSGLFGTPESCKLIISKLKEIDVDEIACLIDFGVDSDLVLAHLYYLNQLRRESNTQLHAAENQSEYSIPSLIKKHSVTHMQCTPSMAKMLTMDKDSAEALSSLKVMLVGGEAFPLHLAQSLQKIVKGDILNMYGPTETTIWSTVYKLDSTLPDMIPIGQPIANTDIYILNESLQLNPIGVPGELCIGGEGVSNGYFNRPELTSEKFVDDKFVGKEKRKFYRTGDLAYYSDDGTIQFLGRLDHQVKMRGYRIELGEIETLLCKNDSVREGVVMAREDIPGDQRLVAYIVPQENNKIDINSIREMMREKLPEFMVPSNFVVMEKFPLTPNGKIDRKSFPAPSSSVTRSDEDEAVHSNNEFELKISEIWKDLLKLPKVGLKDNFFDIGGHSLLAVQLHARLKESVDDELTLIDIFRFPTISTIVEYIEKKTKTTETTTVKSESKRAKMSKQRFARARSRDNDSGNDVDVQEAE
- a CDS encoding LLM class flavin-dependent oxidoreductase, whose translation is MDYNNSVPHFSCIVVGEDSLLFQCCETLLNKEQKIQLVVSDSKRIKNWSASNNINCINYSSFTEDYIRNLSCDYLFSITNLRVIPEKILSVAKKGAINFHDGPLPKYAGLNATSWALLNNERTHGITWHLMTAGVDEGDILKQVSIDILPDETAVSLNTKCFLAASESFETLVDEISLGTVQKVKQNENEKSYFSKFQKPDSAGVISWKKTANQISSLIRSLNFGNYFNPLASAKIRINGDHIIVKDAVEIDGKHQIEPGVITETDDNSITIAAKEGLVKLSSFESLTGKSLSVKEILNNYNLSVGCSFSELSESWKKNLTDFYSRICKSEPYWIKTLQNLEPIQLPFKSSNKLSESKFHSIKIVLDNEVLSGSHIPSQMDSETLIKSAFALYLGKLLDKARFDIGYMPDPVISGTSSFDTLFTNVVPFNIELDSNLRVDEAILKTSDVYKKINKSGTYIYDLIARTPELRNTGIDFNHFPVTIQDGQFGKSTINEHSSLVLFYSIPEKEFYFFYNNSQISAEQCQNIINQFTEFIKNIFTKPEGLLSGLSVLTSNEKNKLLVEWNNTNKTYYKNITIHKLFEEQAKQKPDDIAVICKNEQITFRELNSKSDKLAAYLISKGVGINSFVGISLNRSINMMVAIFAVFKSGAAYVPLDPKFPKERTSMMSEDSDCKVIITESILKNNFGEESAELVLLDTDDVKINSFNGTAPDNNDSTNLAYLIYTSGSTGKPKGVMVTHRNVINFFSGMDDHIEYDDDSSWLAVTSLSFDISVLELLWTLTRGIKVVIYTGEDIKVQTNYAQNSKPSQPIDFSLFYFSSYEGEKDQNKYKLLIEGAKFGDKNDFAAVWTPERHFYDFGGLYSNPSITSAAISTVTEKIKLRAGSVVSPLHNTIRIAEEWSMVDNLSMGRVGIAFASGWQPNDFVIMPQNFEDRKNLMFRQIDEIKKLWRGESVSFMNPIGKMIDINILPKPVQKSLPVWITAASNPETFEMAGRAGYNLLTHLLGQSVSEVGDKIKIYRKAWKEAGHPGEGILTLMLHTFVGTDEKSVKEIVREPMKNYLQSAVNLVKEAAWSFPTFKKVTTNSDGNFSLDNLSSDDLNAILDYSFERYYQSSGLFGTPESCQKIVDELKSIGVDEIACLIDFGIDSEVVLSHLQYLNQLRVLSNQNVNDLNEESFSIEWLIRKHNISHMQCTPSMAKMLTVSDESSEVLKGLKTMLIGGEAFPVNLAKKLFNTVSGSVLNMYGPTETTIWSTLYKLSEPIQDSISIGKPIANTQIYILDSQNNPSSIGVAGELCIGGDGVTNGYFNRQQLTDERFIQNPFSQDTKNKIYRTGDLARYSPDGTIEFLGRSDNQVKIRGYRIELGDIESQITSHPDVRESVVFAREDIPGDQRLVAYIISKNGLVESDALKQFLKDKLPEYMVPAHFVNMQSFPLTPNGKIDRKVFPPPLNEATNELTVDVVLPNGELEIAIADIWKRLLNTNKVGVKDNFFDIGGHSLLAVQMHSEIKKSVNEELTLIDIFRYPTIISLVDYIKKKKNDEEVVKQPVTSKRAELSKQRLKRLK
- a CDS encoding 4'-phosphopantetheinyl transferase superfamily protein → MLLKETSIEKNIIHIWKLEIPDSEERYNYYLNLLSYDEIARSERFHFQKDRNEYVCCRGFLRETLSGYLSLEPEEILFDYGKHGKPEIANNNGIDKIKFNLSHSKGHAMIAVTLNDEIGVDIELIKEIPDMMDIAKELYTSKENKLLLESDQQAAESFFKIWTRKEAVIKAVGHGLSAPLKMIDVSGDGDISVDKSYEYESEEFINCRIKDLTPPSGYSAAVALCGKIKEVSYFTV